In the Brassica napus cultivar Da-Ae chromosome A7, Da-Ae, whole genome shotgun sequence genome, one interval contains:
- the LOC106451677 gene encoding NEP1-interacting protein 2, whose protein sequence is MASYYRFQSGFCPLSPCPSLLLGNFVERIKDACHFLVSAVLGTIISAVLTFFFSLVGTLLGALTGALIGQETESGFIRGAAIGAITGAVFSIEVFESSLDLWKSDESCFGCLLYLIDVIVSLLSGRLVRERIGPAMLSAVQSQMGALDAPYDDLSSLFETGGAKGLTGDLVEKIPKLTITDNNNTDASENRDSCSVCLQDFQLGETVRSLPHCHHMFHLPCIDKWLLRHGSCPMCRHDL, encoded by the exons ATGGCATCTTATTACAGATTCCAATCTGGGTTTTGTCCTCTCTCGCCTTGtccctctcttcttcttggAAACTTCGTCGAACGGATCAAAGACGCTTGTCATTTCCTCGTCTCCGCTGTTCTTGGCACCATCATCTCCGCCGTCttgaccttcttcttctccctag TGGGCACATTGTTAGGGGCACTTACAGGAGCTTTGATAGGCCAAGAAACAGAGAGCGGGTTCATCAGAGGAGCAGCCATTGGAGCCATCACAGGAGCTGTGTTCTCCATAGAGGTCTTTGAATCGTCCCTCGATCTTTGGAAATCTGATGAGTCTTGTTTCGGATGCCTTCTCTACTTG attgaTGTTATTGTTAGTCTTCTAAGCGGGAGACTCGTAAGGGAGCGAATAGGTCCTGCAATGCTAAGTGCAGTGCAAAGTcaa ATGGGAGCTTTGGATGCACCCTATGACGATCTCTCGAGCCTATTTGAGACAGGAGGCGCAAAGGGTTTAACAGGAGACCTTGTTGAGAAGATCCCAAAGTTGACAATCACTGACAACAATAACACAGATGCCTCTGAGAACAGAGACTCCTGTTCTGTTTGTCTTCAG GATTTCCAGCTCGGTGAGACAGTAAGAAGCTTGCCTCATTGTCATCACATGTTCCACTTACCTTGCATAGACAAATGGCTCCTCAGGCACGGTTCTTGTCCTATGTGTAGACATGACCTTTAA
- the LOC106451678 gene encoding prolyl 4-hydroxylase 5-like has translation MAAKSKNNLRYQPRKSASRSTQAFTVLIGLLVVIMILLGLGILSLPNANRNSSKPNDLTNIVRKSQEERNGGDEEGNGERWVEVISWEPRAVVYHNFLTNDECEHLISLAKPNMVKSTVVDEKTGGSKDSRVRTSSGTFLKRGHDEVVERIEQRISDFTFIPVENGEGLQVLHYQVGQKYEPHYDYFLDEFNTKNGGQRIATVLMYLSDVDDGGETVFPAAKGNISAVPWWNQLSECGKEGLSVLPKKRDALLFWNMRPDASLDPSSLHGGCPVVKGNKWSSTKWFHVHEFKV, from the exons ATGGCGGCTAAATCGAAGAACAACCTTCGCTACCAACCGCGAAAATCAGCATCGAGATCGACCCAAGCCTTCACGGTGCTCATCGGTCTTCTCGTGGTGATTATGATTCTTCTAGGTCTGGGGATCTTGTCACTTCCCAATGCCAACAGAAACTCTTCAAAGCCCAACGATTTGACCAACATTGTACGGAAGAGCCAGGAGGAGAG GAatggaggagatgaggaagGGAACGGTGAGCGTTGGGTTGAAGTGATATCGTGGGAGCCTAGAGCTGTTGTTTACCACAATTTCTtg ACCAATGATGAATGTGAGCACCTGATCAGTCTCGCTAAACCCAACATGGTTAAGTCAACTGTGGTTGATGAGAAAACCGGTGGCAGCAAAGATAGCAG AGTAAGGACGAGCTCTGGAACTTTTCTCAAAAGAGGACATGACGAAGTTGTCGAGAGGATTGAGCAAAGGATTTCAGATTTCACCTTCATTCCTGTTG AAAATGGAGAAGGTCTTCAGGTTCTTCACTACCAAGTTGGGCAGAAGTATGAGCCTCACTATGATTATTTCTTAGATGAGTTCAACACCAAGAATGGAGGGCAACGAATAGCCACTGTTCTTATGTACCT CTCTGATGTTGATGATGGTGGCGAGACCGTGTTCCCAGCAGCAAAAGGAAACATTAGTGCAGTCCCATGGTGGAACCAGCTCTCGGAATGTGGCAAAGAAGGACTCTCTGTTCTACCAAAGAAGCGAGATGCTTTACTTTTCTGGAACATGAGACCTGATGCCTCTCTAGACCCTTCCAGTTTGCACG GTGGATGTCCAGTGGTGAAAGGAAACAAATGGTCATCCACGAAATGGTTCCACGTCCACGAGTTCAAGGTTTGA
- the BNAA07G02880D gene encoding uncharacterized protein BNAA07G02880D has product MDMKKQIMDESENLCFKKSLTPPPPPPPPLPPSPGYGSRKIEGDSITNKQIKKFWRQKQIIEEEHLFAAIKAAARVRARNLSDEDYKRFEESLDMEDPETEVHEGIKDWWMKSKYAYLNQPALGSADSLKRKRFSSYVPNYFSFKPCIPLYATSLNVF; this is encoded by the exons ATGGATATGAAGAAGCAGATTATGGATGAGTCTGAGAACTTGTGCTTCAAGAAGTCCTTGACgccgcctcctcctcctcctccaccgcttCCTCCATCTCCAGGATATGGATCAAGAAAGATCGAGGGAGACAGCATAACCAATAAACAGATCAAGAAGTTCTGGAGGCAGAAGCAGATCATTGAAGAGGAGCATCTCTTTGCTGCTATTAAGGCTGCAGCTCGTGTCAGAGCCCGTAATCTCTCT GATGAGGACTACAAACGCTTTGAAGAAAGCTTGGACATGGAGGATCCAGAAACCGAAGTTCACGAGGGAATTAAAGACTG GTGGATGAAGAGTAAGTACGCGTACTTGAACCAGCCTGCTCTTGGATCTGCAGATTCACTCAAGAGAAAGAGGTTTTCGTCTTATGTACCAAACTATTTCTCATTCAAGCCTTGCATTCCTCTCTATGCAACTTCGCTTAATGTCTTTTAA
- the LOC106451680 gene encoding peptide methionine sulfoxide reductase MsrB, with translation MAFTMYSCKECGSDLNLNPNDLFPPDFYFEAGNKATISFAAVDADKFRFEKEDKIMPFFETLNYWGIQRKRTKIKCNCCGHLVGYIYDDGPPLTGGIGQYGFGPSQVVPRAPRYRFKTKTLLISSQT, from the coding sequence ATGGCGTTCACGATGTACAGCTGCAAGGAATGCGGATCCGATCTAAACCTTAACCCTAACGACCTGTTCCCTCCCGATTTCTACTTCGAAGCCGGGAACAAAGCAACCATCTCCTTCGCCGCCGTCGACGCCGACAAATTCAGATTCGAGAAGGAGGACAAGATCATGCCCTTCTTCGAAACCCTTAATTACTGGGGAATCCAACGCAAACGAACCAAGATCAAGTGCAATTGCTGCGGCCACCTCGTGGGTTACATCTACGACGATGGTCCTCCTCTCACCGGCGGTATCGGTCAGTATGGGTTCGGTCCGAGTCAGGTCGTTCCTCGTGCTCCTCGTTATCGATTCAAAACCAAGACCCTTCTGATCTCGTCCCAGACATAA
- the LOC106451681 gene encoding serine/threonine-protein kinase STY8 yields the protein MKNTDESESSGSRAVVASPSHENPRHYRMKLDVFGEVLQRLQESSYQEASLPDFEDQLWHHFNRLPARYALDVKVERAEDVLTHQRLLKLAEDPATRPVFEVRDVQVSPRNSADSDPALEDDAQSSSKPHGKGILATPTFGSSTNFEAITQGSKIVEDDDSSVNATLATRPMHEITFSTIDKPKLLSQLTSLLSELGLNIQEAHAFSTVDGFSLDVFVVDGWSHEETDGLKDALGKEILKLKDQLGSRQKAISFFERDNSNNYMIPACIEIPTDGTDEWEIDVKQLQIEKKVASGSYGDLHRGTYCSQEVAIKFLKPERVNAEMLREFSQEVYIMRKIRHKNIVQFLGACTLSPTLCIVTEFMARGSIYDFLHKQKFAFKIQTLLKVAVDVAKGVCYLHQNNIIHRDLKTANLLMDEFGLVKVADFGVARVQIESGVMTAETGTYRWMAPEVIEHKPYSHKADVFSYGIVIWELLTGHIPYAYLTPLQAAVGVVQKGLRPKIPKKTHPKVKGLLQRCWNQDPKDRPEFEEIIEMLQQIMIEVGDEDPADKDKHCLGFLQAAFRKPRY from the exons ATGAAGAACACAGACGAGTCGGAGAGTTCCGGAAGCAGAGCCGTCGTGGCTTCTCCGTCCCATGAGAACCCTAGACACTACCGCATGAAGCTCGACGTCTTCGGTGAAGTCTTACAGCGACTCCAAGAATCTAGCTACCAAGAAGCCTCTCTCCCTGATTTCGAGGATCAACTCTGGCACCATTTCAATCGCCTTCCTGCTCG GTATGCTCTCGATGTTAAAGTTGAGAGGGCGGAAGATGTTCTCACGCATCAGAGATTGCTGAAACTTGCGGAGGATCCTGCAACTAGACCTGTGTTTGAAGTTCGTGATGTACAG GTTTCTCCGAGAAACTCTGCTGACTCTGACCCTGCGTTGGAGGATGATGCTCAAAGCTCTAGCAAACCACACGGGAAGGG GATTCTTGCAACTCCGACTTTTGGCTCCTCTACTAATTTTGAGGCTATTACTCAGGGGAGTAAAATTGTTGAAGATGATGATAGTTCTGTTAATGCAACATTGGCTACTCG ACCGATGCATGAGATTACCTTTTCTACCATCGATAAGCCTAAACTCCTTAGTCAG CTTACTTCCCTGCTTAGTGAGCTTGGATTGAACATTCAAGAGGCTCATGCTTTCTCCACTGTGGATGGTTTTTCTTTGGATGTCTTTGTTGTTGATGGTTGGTCTCACGAG GAAACAGATGGTCTAAAGGATGCATTAGGCAAGGAGATACTGAAGCTTAAG GATCAACTTGGTTCAAGACAGAAGGCTATTTCTTTCTTTGAGCGTGACAATTCAAACAACTACATGATACCCGCCTGCATTGAGATACCCACAGATGGAACTGACGAGTGGGAAATTGACGTGAAACAGCTCCAAATTGAAAAGAAAGTGGCATCTGGTTCATATGGGGATCT GCATAGAGGCACTTATTGCAGTCAGGAGGTTGCTATCAAATTTCTCAAGCCTGAGCGTGTAAACGCGGAGATGCTTAGAGAATTTTCTCAAGAAGTCTATATCATGAG GAAAATCCGACACAAAAACATTGTTCAGTTTTTGGGTGCATGCACACTATCTCCGACCCTCTGTATTGTGACTG AGTTTATGGCTCGGGGGAGCATTTATGATTTTCTTCACAAGCAGAAATTCGCTTTCAAGATTCAAACATTGCTTAAAGTTGCAGTTGATGTTGCAAAAGGAGTGTGCTATCTGCATCAAAACAATATCATCCACAGGGACCTTAAGACTGCAAATCTGCTCATGGATGAATTCGGA CTTGTCAAGGTTGCTGATTTTGGAGTTGCCAGAGTACAGATTGAATCAGGGGTGATGACAGCTGAAACAGGGACATATCGATGGATGGCTCCGGAG GTGATTGAACACAAACCGTACAGTCACAAAGCAGATGTGTTCAGTTATGGGATAGTGATATGGGAACTTTTGACTGGTCAT ATCCCATATGCTTACTTGACTCCACTACAAGCGGCTGTTGGCGTTGTTCAGAAG gggCTTAGACCGAAGATACCAAAGAAGACACACCCAAAAGTGAAGGGACTTCTACAGAGATGCTGGAACCAAGACCCAAAAGACAGACCAGAGTTTGAGGAAATCATAGAAATGCTTCAACAGATAATGATTGAG GTTGGAGATGAAGACCCTGCAGATAAGGACAAGCACTGTCTTGGTTTCTTACAAGCGGCCTTCCGAAAGCCTCGTTACTAG
- the LOC106453785 gene encoding putative F-box protein At1g47765 has translation MEPKEKKKRKTNCKKSRIQSIPTDLTIEILSRLPEKSVARFSCVSKLWSSITSDPSFPRSRLLLCFQKHNDLFVSSIPHHNPNSNRSYSSSLSFDHHHMTKLPLHFDRYQSTSGLICFVLNNPIVWNPSTRQSITLPAIPTPCKDWNKVELFLGYDPIEGKHKLVCVPYKRTCYVCRVFTLGSSQESWRTVKTNCRHRPTGYTYGQCIEGVIYYLASSLEGDDRVVMSFDVRSEKFDMIRLPSNSDWDVLITYKGRLGLCREIHYGITHIRLWILKDAEKHNWSGQDFLLPFEPFGDLDAWSFKLKGFTHAGEFIYVPEMTSQSSYILLCDPVRNSWRKFEFKGIADEVSVHNGVVEEEEEKQDDEHRPMYALLAFPNHIDSQIS, from the exons ATGGagccaaaagaaaagaagaagaggaagacaaaCTGCAAAAAAAGCAGAATACAATCGATTCCTACAGACCTAACCATAGAGATACTCTCAAGGCTGCCTGAGAAATCTGTGGCTAGGTTTAGTTGTGTGTCCAAGCTTTGGTCATCAATCACCTCGGACCCATCTTTTCCACGGTCGCGCCTTCTACTCTGCTTCCAAAAACATAATGACTTGTTTGTTTCATCTATTCCACATCATAATCCGAACTCGAACAGGTCCTACTCTTCTTCTCTGTcttttgatcatcatcatatgaCGAAACTCCCACTACATTTTGATCGCTACCAATCCACATCTGGCTTGATCTGCTTTGTTTTAAATAATCCTATAGTTTGGAACCCTAGCACGAGACAGTCCATAACTTTACCAGCTATACCCACGCCATGTAAGGACTGGAACAAAGTAGAACTCTTTTTAGGGTATGATCCCATTGAAGGTAAACACAAACTAGTGTGCGTTCCCTACAAAAGGACTTGTTATGTGTGCCGAGTTTTTACATTGGGATCATCTCAAGAATCATGGAGAACGGTCAAAACTAATTGTCGGCATCGTCCTACCGGTTATACCTATGGGCAATGCATCGAGGGTGTGATATATTATCTAGCATCTAGTCTTGAGGGGGACGATAGAGTTGTAATGAGCTTCGATGTCAGATCTGAAAAGTTTGATATGATAAGACTACCTTCGAACTCTGACTGGGACGTGCTGATAACATATAAGGGAAGGTTGGGTTTATGTAGGGAAATACATTATGGAATAACGCATATAAGATTATGGATTTTGAAGGATGCAGAGAAACACAACTGGTCGGGACAAGACTTTCTTTTACCTTTTG AACCTTTTGGTGACTTAGATGCTTGGAGTTTCAAACTAAAAGGTTTTACTCATGCTGGTGAGTTTATTTATGTACCGGAAATGACTAGCCAATCgtcttatattttattatgtgaTCCGGTGAGAAACAGCTGGagaaaatttgaatttaaaggAATAGCAGACGAGGTATCTGTCCATAATGGagttgttgaagaagaagaggaaaaacaaGATGATGAACACCGACCTATGTATGCGCTCCTTGCTTTTCCGAATCACATTGATAGTCAAATATCTTAG